The genomic stretch TTCAGTTTCCACTGATAGCCCGTCTTTTTTCTGCGGATAATGAGCCTCTCTGCTCTTTTTCCGCTGAGGGAGGCAATGTGCTCTGCCAGAACATCCGCCGGATGAATTATCCTGCGGAATTTCCGCGTGAAGTGCGAAGGCACGGGTGTAACTATATCATACACCGAAAACACGTCTCCGGGCTGTTTTATAAGTTCACCGAGGTGAAAAATCCCTCTTACCCCGTAAGCAAACTTAATTTTTTTCAGCATTTCCTTCAGCGGGGATGAATACAGATAGTCTGTAAACAGCCTGTCGTACCGGCGCGAAGGGCAAAAACCGCAGGTCAGCGCATCAACATTGAGAGGATGCCCGCATGTTCTGCAAAACATTTTCAGATGGCGCAGACTGTCTCTGCAATCGGCGCAGAATATGCCGTCGGGCGAATCCTCACCGCAGCCTGCGCATACGGGGCGGAAAATCTCAGAAAACATTTCCCTGTCCCGCCCCCTTTATAAATTTATTTCACCAGAAGCGACTTTCCGGTCATTGCTTCCGGCTGATTTATTCCCATGATGTCAAGCAGTGTCGGCGCTATGTCCGCCAGCTTGCCTTTTTCCCTTTGAAGTACGCATTTATAATTATAAACTATAAACGGTACAGGATTCAAGGTATGTGCCGTGTGGGGCTGATCGTTTTCATAGTCCCACATCTGCTCACAGTTCCCGTGATCCGCAGTGACGGCAAGCACAGCGCCTGTTTCATCTGCGATGCGGACTACCTCACCGAGGCATTCATCCACGGCGCGGCAGGCTTTCACGGCTGCCTCCTCGACACCTGTATGGCCGACCATGTCAGGATTTGCGAAGTTCATTACCGCCACATCTATGTCACCTTTCAGGAAAACTTCCCTGAATTTTTCCGCAACCTTATAAACGCTCATCTCAGGTTTTTTGTCATAAGTCGGCACATCTTTTGGCGATTCAATGAGTTCCCTCACCTCGCCGTCGAATACAGTTTCCCTGCCACCGTTGAAGAAGTAGGTAACGTGGGCGTATTTCTCCGTTTCTGCTATGCGGAGCTGTTTTAAGCCTTTTTTGCTGATGACCTCGCCGAATATATCATTAAGCTCTTCCGGCGGGTAAGCCACGGGGAAGGCATAGCCTTTTTCATATCTGGTGAGGGTCATGAAATTTACCTGGGGGTGGTCTTTGCGGGCAAAACCGCCGAAGCTGCGGTCATTGAAGGCGAGGCAGAGCTCTCTGGCTCTGTCGGCGCGAAAGTTATAGAAGAAGACAAAATCCCCGTCCTTTACCCTTCCGTCAACACCCTCAATCACAGAGGGCTGTATAAATTCGTCGGTTTTATCTTCGGCGTATGAATCAAGCACGGCGCTAACAGCGGATGAAGCCTTCCTCCCTTCGCCGAGGCGGAGCATGTTGTAGGCCTTCTCCACCCTGTCCCATCTTTTGTCCCTGTCCATGGCGTAATATCTGCCGCAGACAGTGGCAATCCGCCCTGCCTTTGTCTCATCAAGGAATGCTTCAATATCCCTGACGTAATCTATGCCGCTTTTCGGGGGGGTGTCCCTGCCGTCTGTGAAGGCGTGGATGAAGATATGCTTTATCCCTTTGTCCTGTGCCATTTTCACCAGACCTTTCAGGTGGTCGATGTGACTGTGTACTCCGCCGCCTGAAAGCAGGCCGAAGAAGTGAAGCCTGCCTGATCCCTTGAGAGTGTCATCGAAAAATGTATTGATATTGGTGTTCTGCCTTATGACACCGGAACGTACATCCATGCTTATTTTCAGGAAATCCTGATAGACTATGCGCCCCGCGCCTATGTTGGTGTGTCCGACTTCGGAGTTGCCCATCTGCCCGGCGGGCAGCCCTACCCGCTCCTCACTGGCATCCAGAAGGGTGTGAGGGCATGTTTTCATTAGCTTGAGGAAATTGGCAGGATGGGACAGGGAAACAGCGTTGTTTCTGTTGTCTTCACGGCAGCCCCAGCCGTCGAGTATCAGTAAAATGAGTTTTGCTGCCATAGCACACCTTTAAAATACTTATGAACAGGTATCAGATGTTTTTAACAATACCATATTCTCGCGATATGCGCGCACGCGTTAAGATAATAGAGGCGGGGAAAAACGGCAACAGAAAAAGACTTTTTCCGGCAAGTCAAAATAAAACAAAACACCGGCAAAGGCGGATAACCGCCCTGCCGGATTAATGCTACATTTTTATGAGACCCTTTCTTTCCAGTTCGGATTTGCAGTCGGTGCAGTATCTGGCGAAGGGGACATATTCGAGCCTTTTCTGCTCTATCTCCTCCTCGCACTCGATGCACACTCCGTAGGTTCCGGTCGCTATACGCTGGAGAGCCTGCTCAACCAGCCTGAGTTTAAGCGCATCGGTTTCGACCTTACCGAGCATGAGGTTTTTGTTGTAGATGTTGTAAGCCTCGTCAGCGGAATCCTGAACCCCTTCAGTACCAAGCTTTATTGCTTCGTTATACTTCTCGTTCAGCTTCTCGATAAGCTCTTTCTTCATATCGAGAAGTTTCTGTCTATGGTAGCTTAACCTTTCAGCATCCATCATAACATTACCCTCCTATTTATGGTAGGGATGACCCTTAATTATTGTTAATGCCCTGTAAAGCTGCTCTGCGAGAACAACAAGGCTTATTCTGTGCGCCATTGTCATGTCCGAGAGAGAGACGGTATCGTCTAAATGGGCCTTAAGCTCTTCGTGCAGTCCGTCTGCCTCGCCGATAAAAAAAGTAACCGCGCCGTTTTCTTCAAGCTTTTTTTCGAGCCAGCCGGCAAATTTTTCGCTGGTGAACCTTTTCCCTTTCGGGTCCATACCCACCAGAGCGCCTTCGCCCGCCTTAAGCAGGAGAGGAAGCTGCTTTGCCTTGTTGGCCGAAAAAGCCTCAACCACGGAACACTCGGCATATGCGCCCATTCTTTTCACATATTCCGCAGTAAGTTCTTCGACAGCCTTGTCACGTATCCGCGAGGACATCACGATCTTCAGTTTCATAAATTAAACGGAAATATCAGAGGGCTTTCTGTTTGTCAACCAAGAACGGCACATTTAAGGAACTTTTAACATCAAAATAATCTTAAAAGCCGCCTGATCAGCCTTATATAGCTATTTATACCTGTTTTATTCATGCATATATCTATATTTCATGTTGAAAACATAATCATATGAGTTATAATTAATAAAAATAAAGGAGGCAACGGTGAGTATATATACACCTAACCAAAAATCCATAGCCGAATCCATTCAGCCTGATTCCGGCATGCAGGACTGGAAAAACTGGCACTGGCAGCTCCGCAAAACGATTAAGGACATAAAAACCTTTGAGGATGTGCTGGGAATAAGCTTCACGCCGGAGGAACGAAAGCGCCTTGAAATGACGGCTGAGAAATTTCCCATAGCAGTAACACCATACTACGCCTCGCTCATAGACCGTGAAAACTGGCGCGATGATCCGGTATTCAGGCAGGCTTTCCCCTCAGTTAATGAGCTAGTTACGGAAAGCTGGGAGATGAGCGACCCCCTGTCTGAAGATGAGGACAGCCCTGCGGAATGCATAACCCACCGCTACCCAGACAGGGTTCTTTTTCATGTAAGCAATATGTGCGCTATGTACTGCCGCCACTGCACCAGAAAGCGCAAGGTCGGGGACAGGGACTTCATCCCCGGCAGGGACACCCTTGAGAAAGGGCTTGCATACATCAGAAAGACCCCCGAAGTGAGAGACGTGCTTATATCCGGCGGTGACCCCCTCATGCTGACAGATTCCGCCATTGAATGGATTCTGGACGAACTCAGCGCCATTGAGCATGTGGAGGTGATCCGCATAGGAACAAGGATGCCCGTTGTCCTTCCTTACAGGGTTACCGAAGAGCTTGCCGCTCTTCTGGGCAGCTACCCTAACCTCTGGCTGAATACACATTTCAACCACCCCAGAGAAATAACGGATTCCTCAGCCGCCGCCCTGCGCAGGCTTTCCTCGGCGGGAGTGCCTCTCGGCAACCAGTCTGTTCTCCTCGCCGGGGTGAACGACTGCCCTTATATAATGAAAAAGCTGGTTCAGAAGCTTGTAAGCCATCGCGTGCGCCCTTATTATCTTTACCAGTGCGACCTTTCCGAAGGTCTGTCTCATTTCCGCACACCTGTGAGCAAGGGGATAGAGATCATAGAGTCCCTGAGAGGTCACACAAGCGGCTTCTCGGTCCCTGTTTATGTAATAGACGCACCCGGCGGCGGAGGCAAAATACCAGTAAGCCCGAACTATCTGGTGTCGTGGTCAACAAATAAGGTTATACTCCGCAACTACGAAGGGGTCATATGCTCCTACAAGGAGCCTGACTCATACGAGCCTGTCTTCTGCGACAGAAACTGCGATACATGCAGCCTCGTCCTTAATGTCACAGGGGAGGAAAATCCCGCGGCAATAGGCATAGAGAGGCTCATGGCGGACTATGATGACAAGATCACCCTCATACCCGAAGACACGGAAAGGCTGAGGAGAAGAAACGATGACGGATAAAATAACAGATCTGGACGGAGCGGCTGTACACCACGGAAAATTCAGTGACAGGCTCTACATACTCTCCTTCCCCGACACTTGCGGGGATGAGACCGCGGCAAAGGCAGAGGAGCTTGCGGGAAAAAACAGGTATTCAAAAATAATAGCAAAAGTTCCGGCGGAAAAAGCTGAGATATTTATAAAAAGAGGCTTCATAACTGAGGCGGAGCTCCCCCTCAAAAACGCTCCGTATGAGAAGGCGGTGTTCCTCTCCAAATTCACCGACCCCGCACGCAGGGAGGAGCGGGAAAAGAAGCTTCAGTCCGAAATACTGCTCAGAGCCCTCAGCAGCAAACAGGAAGATGCCGAACCCCCCATGACGGAACTCTGCGAACGGATGACACCTGCTGATGCGGAAGAAATGGCCGGGGTTTACAGGCAGGTTTTTGAATCATATCCCTTTCCCATACATGACCCTGAATACATAAGGCAGACAATGAAGGAATCCGCGGCATATTTCGGCATAAGGGAGAACGGCAGGATAACAGCCCTCGCCAGCGCCGAGCTGAACCCGTACATCAGCGCCGCTGAGATGACAGATTTTGCCACCCTCCCGGAGGCGAGAAACAAAGGCCTTGCCGGGGCGCTGCTGGCCAAAATGGAGCAGGAAGTGCCGAAACTCGGCATAAGCACTTTTTACACCATCGCCCGCTCACTTTCCTTCGGCATGAACATCACCTTTGCCAAAAGAGGCTACAGTTTCGGCGGCAGACTGGTTAACAACACAAATATCTGCGGCGGAACGGAAACAATGAATGTGTGGTATAAATTTGCCTGAAACCGGCTTCTAAACTTTATATTCAATCCTGATTTCTATTGCTTTTAACAGCAGGAAATATATGCTTTAGCATATACACAACCCAAGGATTGAGAATGACATTTTTGAATTCAGGCAGAACTCCGTCCGGAGGCTCTGCACCGGATTACGGACAAATATTCAGGCACGCCAACGCATGCATGCTTACTTTTGATCCCGAAACCACAAGGATAACCGATGCAAATGAAGCTGCATGCAGACTTTACGGCTACAGTTTTGAGGAGCTGACCTCCAGACGGATCCTGGACTTAACAACCTCCAAACCGGAGCGCACACTCAGGCTTGTTGAGCAGGTGCTGAAAAACAGAGTTGACACGGTAACGACATGCCACAGGGATTCCTCCGGCAGACTGCACCACCTTGAGTTCCACTCCTCAGTATTTATTGCTGATGGTAAGCCGTACGTATTTAACATCTTTCACGATATAACGGAGAAAACCCTCTCCGAAATTGATAACCGTCTGCACGCTGGACTTATGAACTCATTCCTTATGAATGATGAAAGCGGCATATTCAGCGGCATTCTCGAAGTTATCAGAAAAGAGATCAAATGCCTTCACGGTTTTGCAGGCTACATAGACATAGACGGCACACTGGTATGCCCCTCACTCGTTTTCCCTGAAACAGGAAAAACCTCCGCCTCCTTCCCCAGAGAGACATGGAGCGGCATCTGGGGCGAGGCTCTCAGTAAAAGAAGAATTGTTGTTGAGAATGAAAATGTCTCCATACCCGAAGGTCACATTGGCTTCAGCAACTGTATTGCCGCCCCTGTTGTTCACAAAAATCTTCTTCTCGGCGAAATTGTTCTTGCAGAAAAAGAGGACGGATTCAACGAACTTGATGTTAAAATACTCAATAAAGCGGTCATGCTGCTTGCTCCGGCGCTTAAAGGCTGGCTGGATGCCAAGTTTTTCCATAAGGAACTTATGCAAAGGCAGAGGGCGCTGGAATACAGCGAAAATAAATACCGCACATATGTAAATAACGCTCCTCTGAGCATATTTATCTCAGATAACAACGGGCGGATAATTGAGGTGAACAAAGAGGCCTGCCGCGTAACCGGCTACAGGGAGAAGGAGCTTCTCTCCATGACCGTTGCGGATCTGTGGCCTGCGGATGCCATGGAGAATGCGCGCAAAGCGGAAGAGATTCTGTTTGAGCAGGGAATTGTTTCTGACACATTGGAGTTTATGCGGAAAAATAAAGAAACCTTTTTCATGCGCATATCCGTACTCAAGCTTGCAGAAGACAGGTACATAGGCTTCTGCCAGGATGCCACAGCCACGGTACAGC from Geovibrio ferrireducens encodes the following:
- a CDS encoding TraR/DksA family transcriptional regulator, which gives rise to MMDAERLSYHRQKLLDMKKELIEKLNEKYNEAIKLGTEGVQDSADEAYNIYNKNLMLGKVETDALKLRLVEQALQRIATGTYGVCIECEEEIEQKRLEYVPFARYCTDCKSELERKGLIKM
- a CDS encoding ComF family protein; the protein is MFSEIFRPVCAGCGEDSPDGIFCADCRDSLRHLKMFCRTCGHPLNVDALTCGFCPSRRYDRLFTDYLYSSPLKEMLKKIKFAYGVRGIFHLGELIKQPGDVFSVYDIVTPVPSHFTRKFRRIIHPADVLAEHIASLSGKRAERLIIRRKKTGYQWKLKKKQRIRNVSGAFALSGECSGKKILIVDDIYTTGSTVNECARVLKINGAELVDVYALSCSGYY
- a CDS encoding 23S rRNA (pseudouridine(1915)-N(3))-methyltransferase RlmH, whose translation is MKLKIVMSSRIRDKAVEELTAEYVKRMGAYAECSVVEAFSANKAKQLPLLLKAGEGALVGMDPKGKRFTSEKFAGWLEKKLEENGAVTFFIGEADGLHEELKAHLDDTVSLSDMTMAHRISLVVLAEQLYRALTIIKGHPYHK
- a CDS encoding PAS domain S-box protein, producing the protein MTFLNSGRTPSGGSAPDYGQIFRHANACMLTFDPETTRITDANEAACRLYGYSFEELTSRRILDLTTSKPERTLRLVEQVLKNRVDTVTTCHRDSSGRLHHLEFHSSVFIADGKPYVFNIFHDITEKTLSEIDNRLHAGLMNSFLMNDESGIFSGILEVIRKEIKCLHGFAGYIDIDGTLVCPSLVFPETGKTSASFPRETWSGIWGEALSKRRIVVENENVSIPEGHIGFSNCIAAPVVHKNLLLGEIVLAEKEDGFNELDVKILNKAVMLLAPALKGWLDAKFFHKELMQRQRALEYSENKYRTYVNNAPLSIFISDNNGRIIEVNKEACRVTGYREKELLSMTVADLWPADAMENARKAEEILFEQGIVSDTLEFMRKNKETFFMRISVLKLAEDRYIGFCQDATATVQLENELIKMNASLKKQVRTEVEARRRHEQIIQEQKKLADMGQMINAIAHQWRQPINALGLYVQDAYEFWKRGLADDEYMKAFSETSMGIIRHISSTIDDFRLFFAPDKKKILYDAVKEISELCRLIEVQFAAKHIDININSGKYSAGGGAFVYGYAGEFRQAVINIIYNAADAIESAVLLSDKRGEINIDICCPEDSVCITVSDNGTGIPDKYLLKIFEPYFTTKEEGKGTGIGLYMTKLLIEQHMGGKITASNTENGACFTIILPKGGACDEE
- the gpmI gene encoding 2,3-bisphosphoglycerate-independent phosphoglycerate mutase, with product MAAKLILLILDGWGCREDNRNNAVSLSHPANFLKLMKTCPHTLLDASEERVGLPAGQMGNSEVGHTNIGAGRIVYQDFLKISMDVRSGVIRQNTNINTFFDDTLKGSGRLHFFGLLSGGGVHSHIDHLKGLVKMAQDKGIKHIFIHAFTDGRDTPPKSGIDYVRDIEAFLDETKAGRIATVCGRYYAMDRDKRWDRVEKAYNMLRLGEGRKASSAVSAVLDSYAEDKTDEFIQPSVIEGVDGRVKDGDFVFFYNFRADRARELCLAFNDRSFGGFARKDHPQVNFMTLTRYEKGYAFPVAYPPEELNDIFGEVISKKGLKQLRIAETEKYAHVTYFFNGGRETVFDGEVRELIESPKDVPTYDKKPEMSVYKVAEKFREVFLKGDIDVAVMNFANPDMVGHTGVEEAAVKACRAVDECLGEVVRIADETGAVLAVTADHGNCEQMWDYENDQPHTAHTLNPVPFIVYNYKCVLQREKGKLADIAPTLLDIMGINQPEAMTGKSLLVK
- the ablB gene encoding putative beta-lysine N-acetyltransferase, producing the protein MTDKITDLDGAAVHHGKFSDRLYILSFPDTCGDETAAKAEELAGKNRYSKIIAKVPAEKAEIFIKRGFITEAELPLKNAPYEKAVFLSKFTDPARREEREKKLQSEILLRALSSKQEDAEPPMTELCERMTPADAEEMAGVYRQVFESYPFPIHDPEYIRQTMKESAAYFGIRENGRITALASAELNPYISAAEMTDFATLPEARNKGLAGALLAKMEQEVPKLGISTFYTIARSLSFGMNITFAKRGYSFGGRLVNNTNICGGTETMNVWYKFA
- the kamA gene encoding lysine 2,3-aminomutase, translating into MSIYTPNQKSIAESIQPDSGMQDWKNWHWQLRKTIKDIKTFEDVLGISFTPEERKRLEMTAEKFPIAVTPYYASLIDRENWRDDPVFRQAFPSVNELVTESWEMSDPLSEDEDSPAECITHRYPDRVLFHVSNMCAMYCRHCTRKRKVGDRDFIPGRDTLEKGLAYIRKTPEVRDVLISGGDPLMLTDSAIEWILDELSAIEHVEVIRIGTRMPVVLPYRVTEELAALLGSYPNLWLNTHFNHPREITDSSAAALRRLSSAGVPLGNQSVLLAGVNDCPYIMKKLVQKLVSHRVRPYYLYQCDLSEGLSHFRTPVSKGIEIIESLRGHTSGFSVPVYVIDAPGGGGKIPVSPNYLVSWSTNKVILRNYEGVICSYKEPDSYEPVFCDRNCDTCSLVLNVTGEENPAAIGIERLMADYDDKITLIPEDTERLRRRNDDG